The Cytobacillus oceanisediminis genomic interval TTCCGGAAAGCTACAAAGATAACACCCTCCAGGATTCAGTAAATGCATAAGAAATTCAAAAAAAGGGACCCTATTTCAGGTTCCCTTTTTTTCTTCACCTACTAATTTTATCAATTGCTTTAGGACATACTCGGCGGAATTAACATAATTAATGAACCTGGTTTTGCTTGTTTCAGGGAAAAATGCCTGAATGGAAACCATTTCAATATGTTCAGCAGCAGATTCAATCTGCTGAGGATAAAGATTTCGGGGTTTATGAATGCCAATCCACTCCAGAGCTTCTTCTTTCCATCTATCATTTATGGATTTAACGTCATCAGCAAAAGGTTTGACTTCATGATAAAAATCACCCTTTTCACCCGATTCCTTCACCTTTTTAAACCTGCTGTCTGAGATTTCCACATATTCAAGCAGCTTGTCTGTCATTTGCAGCAGGGAATTTTCATGAACCATTCAGCATCATCTCCAAAAATAAAAGTAGCTAGTCAACATTAGCTACTGAAGGATACTGCTATTCTATGCCACTTAGAAGCCAAGTTCAAGCTTCATTCCGGCTGATCTTTTTGCGTTTTCTATATTGTCTGCCTCAGACTTGATTGCCGTCATATCCTCTTCAATCGCTTCCAGCCTGCTTCCGCAAACCTCTATTTTTTCTGACTGTTCATAATACCAATCCTGGCGAAGTCCCGACAAATTAGACTCCAGTACATTTTCAAGCTCTTCCAGCTGATCATATATTTCTGAAAGCATGGCCAGCAATTCTTCTTTTTCTACCATTTTTCCCTGCATACAAAAAACCTCCCGATTTCTTTTTCTCCTTGCTTCCTGCAATAAATACGACGAAGGATACAGTGAAAACTTTGCTGTGTGCCTACATAATTCTATTTTGCCTGTAGGTTTCCTCCATGCATGACAAAACTAGAAGTGATTCGTCAAAGAAAGTACTTATTTGCATGGCAGCAACATGGTTTCGACAGCCACCGGAAGAATGAAAATAACGACATTGAACAAACTAATTAACGGAGGTGTAATGTAATGGCAAAAAAAGAAAAACAAAATAAATCACAGCCAAAAAAGCTGGAAGAAACTAAAACAGGCTATGGCAATAAGAAGCTTGAAGGCCCTGACCGCCCTTCAACTTAAAAGAACAAAGGCGGAAGCGCCTTGATCAGCCCCGATAGGCAAAAGACGAATCACGCAGGAAATCCTGATTTCTGGAGTGATTTGGCTTATGACCCGAGGGGCTAGGCGCTGGAGCTGGATGCAGATATTTTTTCATCAAAGTTATTCACATTGTTATATTTTATAAATTCATAGACATTGTAAAAAGCAAGGGATCCCTTGCTTTTTCCCAATTCCGCTAACAAAGCAAGCGAAATAATTTGCCCAGCTTCGCAGCAGTATGAAGCTGTTTCTGCTTATGCAAATACCATTTTGTAATATGGACAGGGTGTTTTAGGACAACCGATTCTGATGCCCATTTACTCTTTATGCGTTTTTTTTCAGACCAATCATTAAATTGATGAATGTGATGTGTGATTATCGGGTATGTACAGCGTAGGAAAGGGCTGGTTCTCCGTATTCTTCCCTTAAAGTATTTCTCATAATCATGCCTTGAACCAGTATGAATCGTGCCCGAAGCAAATTCATACACGTCCTCATAATAGCTGGTGTCAAATAAGATTTCTGCCAGCCGTTTTCCAAGATCAATTCTTTTGGACACCGAGCGGAAACCATTTACACTTGCCCCGTATAATTCCCCTTTACAAGTAGGGAAGATTACAGAACTAAAATGAAGATAGTCCTGAAAGGAAAAAAGCAAAGTATGAAAAACTTTACTCTTATAAATTTCATGCTCCATCACAGGCTCTTGAATAACATTTTGTTCATTGATAATCAGTGAAATCATTAACCTCTTTTTATTTCTATTTTTCCAGAAATATAGCCACTCCTGTTCCATAAATGCCGATACACGAAAAATTTTTAATAAATGAAACATTGGCCTATTTATTTTCGTCGAATAATGATAGAGGAGCAATTGTGGAAATGCATCCTGAAAAATCAGCCAATTGGCCCTTTCATATGTAACATAAAGCATGTCCCGCAATTTCTTTCCAATCAATTTAGGAAAACAGCTTCCTTCAAGATCACACATATTCCAGCCGGCATTTCGAGACACCATGGAGGCAAGAAACGCCCAGCGTATCTCAGGATGCTTTTTATAAAACCGGAAATATGCTTCCGTTCTTGAAATATTGTCCAGGTTATATTTTGCTGTCATCTTCATAATATGATCCATTATTGCCTGTTCCTTTTTCTCATGGCTGTTCAAAAATTTCCCAGGAAGAAACATCTCATTTCACCTCAGAAACTGATTGGTCTATATTTAGCCAGCAGGCAGACATGCCAAATGACTCTGTAACACGAATAAAACCGGAAAATAATGCTCAAATGGAGTTTCCTATATACTTTGTTATTTAGAACTTTTTATTCAGCCAAATCATGCTTACTTTTGTTATTATAGGGAGGAGTTTAAAACGAGGTGAATGCATGAATTTCCATTATCCTAATGGCAGGAGATATACTCCATCTGCTAATAGCGCCAATAAATTAACACCAGAGAAGAAATGGACGTACAGCAATCGTGGAATGACACTGGAGGAAGATATAAATGAAACCAATGAATTCTATCTGGAACATGGAATAGCCACTATTCATAAAAAGCCTACTCCTGTTCAAATCGTCCAGGTCGATTATCCAAAGAGAAGTGCGGCCGTTATTAAAGAAGCATATTTCAAACAAGCTTCAACAACCGATTATAATGGTGTGTATAAAGGGAGATATATTGATTTTGAAGCAAAAGAAACTCAGAACACGACCTCCTTTCCTTTAAAGAATTTTCATGAACACCAGGTGAAGCACATGGAGAAGGTATTAGCCCAGCAAGGGATTTGTTTTGTTCTTCTCCGCTTCTCTGCTACCGAAGAAGTTTTCCTTTTAGAGGCACATCATTTGCTCTCATACTGGGAGAGAATGAAGGATGGGGGAAGAAAATCAATTACCAAGGGTGAAATCGAAATGCATGGCCATCACATTCCGCTTGGATTTCAGCCCAGAATTGACTATATTAAGATAATAGATTATCTTTATACCCTTAAATAAGTTTTTTTACAGTTCCATTGTCAAGAAAGGATGAACATAGATATGACTGAAAAATATCAATCAAGAGAGGAGCGCCGCAAACAGCAATCCAAGCCTAAAAAGAAGGGCGGGAAAAAAGGCACAGGCACTTTTAAACGTATTTTTCTTATTTTAATTGCCCTCGGAATTGCTGGAATGCTTATAGGAGCAGGCGCTTTTGCTTTTATGGTGAAAGACGCACCAAAACTTGATGAAAAATTGCTGAAGGATCCTATTTCTTCACAGATTTACGATATGGAGGGCGAATTCATTACAGATGTAGGCTCCGAAAACCGTGATTATGTCGCTTATGAAGATATACCAAAACTAGTGGAAGACGCCTTTTTGGCAACTGAGGATGTCCGCTTTTACAAACATAATGGCATGGACTTAATACGATTAGGCGGTGCAGTAATTGCCAACGTAACTCGCGGATTTGGTTCGGAAGGGGCAAGTACGATTACCCAGCAGGTGGTAAAGAACTCCTTCTTAAATAATGAAAAAACGCTGAGCAGGAAAGCTCAGGAAGCCTGGCTCGCCTTCCAGCTTGAGCGCAAGTATACAAAACAGGAAATCTTTGAAATGTATGTAAACAAGATTTATATGTCTGAAGGCCATGGAGTGCTGACGGCATCGAAAATTTTCTTTGGAAAAGAATTAGATGAGCTTGAGCTGCATGAAGCGGCCCTTCTGGCAGGTATGCCGCAAAGCCCGAACAATTATAATCCGTTTAAACATCCTGATCAAGCAGAAAAACGGAGAAATATAGTTCTTTCTCTTATGAATCAGCATGGTTTTATTACTAAAGAAGAAATGAAAGCAGCTCAAAAAGTTCCTGTGGAATCTACACTTGTGGCTGAGGAGAAAAGAGAAACAAACGAATCAAAATATGATTCTTTCATCGATGTTGTCTTGGATGAAGTAGAAAAGAAATACCCGGATCTTAATCCATATTCTGATGGATTAAAAATTTATACGACCCTGGATCCGAATGCACAGAAACACGTAGAAGACATCTTAAACACTGATGCAGCGGTAGCGTATCCAGATGACGAGTTCCAGGCGGGAATCACCCTGCTGGATACAAAAACTGGCGAAATCAGAGCAATTGGCGGAGGACGCAATCAGGAAGTAAAACGCGGATTTAATTTTGCCGTAGATCAAAAAAGACATGCTGGTTCAACTTTTAAACCTATTGTCGATTATGGACCAGCAATCGAGTATCTAAATTGGGGAACCTACCATACTATTGTTGACGAACCCCACACATATTCCGGCGGTACAAAAATCAATAACTGGGATGGAAAGCATATGGGCCCTATGTCGATGCGTGAAGCCCTTGCCCGTTCCCGTAATATCCCTGCCCTGAAAACACTTCAGGAAGTAGGAACTGATAAAGCTTTAGAATTTACCAATAAATTAGGCATCCCAATGGAAGAAATGTATGAGTCATATTCTATTGGCGCTTATGAGGTATCCTCTATGCAGGTAGCCGGCGCATACAGTGCATTTGGAAACAATGGCTTTTACACTGAGCCACATGCCATCAAGCAAATTGAAATGCGTGACGGCACAAAGCTTGATTTGAAACCTGAATCTGAAGTAGTAATGAAAGATTATACAGCATTTATGATCAGTGACATGCTGAAAAGTGCAGTTAAATCTTCTTATGGTACCGGCCGTCTGGCAGATGTTCCAGGATTGCCTGTAGCAGGAAAAACGGGGACTACAAACTACACCGATGAACAGGAACAGGAGTTTGGAATACCTAGAGGTGCTGTGCCTGATGCATGGTTTGCAGGATATACAACTAACTATACAGCGGCTGTCTGGACCGGCTATCAGGATAGAAAAAATTATATTCCTGCAGGCGATGAGCAAAAAATTGCTCAAAAACTTTTCAGCAGCTTAATGGCACATGTATCAGAAGGAAAAGAAACAGAAGACTTCAAGGTCCCTAATTCAGTTGAGAAAGTAGCCATTGAAAAAGGCAGCAATCCTGCCAAACTGGCAAGCCAATTCACGCCTAAGGACCAAATCATTTATGAGTATGCTGTAAAAGGCAATGCTCCGACACAAGTGTCTGAGAAGTTTGATAAACTGGACTCCCCTTCTGGCCTGTCAGCGAACTTTGACCAGGAGACAAATGAAATTACATTATCATGGGAATATCCAGAAGATGCAGAAGGCACTCAATTTGAAGTGACGGTATCCGTAAATGAAGGCGGAGATCAGCAGCTTAGCGTCACTTCTGAAAAAGGCTTAAAAATTGCCAACCCTCAGCCTGGAGCTGTGTATACCTTTAAAGTAACAGCATTTAACGGTGATCAGCAAAGTGATCCTGCTTCTGTAAAAGTAGAAATCCCTGATCCAAGCGTCATAGAAGAAGATGATACTGAAGGTGAAGGACAAGATGGAACTGGCGAAGAAGAACAGGAAGGTCAAGAAGGACAAAATGGTGAAGACGGCCAGGACGGAAACCAAGATGGCGACGGTTCTGGAAATGGTGATGGCGAAGGTTCCGGAGATGGCTCCGGAGATGGTGAAGGAGCCGGAAACGGTGAAGGTGATGGTGAAGGTACCGGAGATGGCGATACCGGTACCGGAGAAGGAAACGGAACGGGTACTGGAGGTACCGGCAGCGGCGGAAACGGCACTGGCAGCGGCTCTCCAGGCTCGAGCGGTTCTGGAAATGGATCTGGCACATAACTATATAGAAATGAAGAGCTGGCTCAGTGTTGAGTCAGCTCTTTTTTGTCTATGTGCTGATGAACTAGTCTCTAGCCATAGAAAAAAACGCCTATTCATTTAAAGGCGCTTTCTCTTTATTTTTTCCAATGCAAGCATCTTCATATATTGCTTTTCCATTTCAGTCATTAGTTCAGACAGCTGTATATAAGAATGATAAAAAGCCGGCCGTGCAAAAATGAAATTCAGCCGTTCTTTAAGGTTCACTGGCTTTATTGGCAATTCTCCAGGATCTGACTGAAGGTTTACCGGCTTGCTGTTTGC includes:
- a CDS encoding DUF2515 domain-containing protein, with the protein product MFLPGKFLNSHEKKEQAIMDHIMKMTAKYNLDNISRTEAYFRFYKKHPEIRWAFLASMVSRNAGWNMCDLEGSCFPKLIGKKLRDMLYVTYERANWLIFQDAFPQLLLYHYSTKINRPMFHLLKIFRVSAFMEQEWLYFWKNRNKKRLMISLIINEQNVIQEPVMEHEIYKSKVFHTLLFSFQDYLHFSSVIFPTCKGELYGASVNGFRSVSKRIDLGKRLAEILFDTSYYEDVYEFASGTIHTGSRHDYEKYFKGRIRRTSPFLRCTYPIITHHIHQFNDWSEKKRIKSKWASESVVLKHPVHITKWYLHKQKQLHTAAKLGKLFRLLC
- the recU gene encoding Holliday junction resolvase RecU encodes the protein MNFHYPNGRRYTPSANSANKLTPEKKWTYSNRGMTLEEDINETNEFYLEHGIATIHKKPTPVQIVQVDYPKRSAAVIKEAYFKQASTTDYNGVYKGRYIDFEAKETQNTTSFPLKNFHEHQVKHMEKVLAQQGICFVLLRFSATEEVFLLEAHHLLSYWERMKDGGRKSITKGEIEMHGHHIPLGFQPRIDYIKIIDYLYTLK
- a CDS encoding penicillin-binding protein 1A, which translates into the protein MTEKYQSREERRKQQSKPKKKGGKKGTGTFKRIFLILIALGIAGMLIGAGAFAFMVKDAPKLDEKLLKDPISSQIYDMEGEFITDVGSENRDYVAYEDIPKLVEDAFLATEDVRFYKHNGMDLIRLGGAVIANVTRGFGSEGASTITQQVVKNSFLNNEKTLSRKAQEAWLAFQLERKYTKQEIFEMYVNKIYMSEGHGVLTASKIFFGKELDELELHEAALLAGMPQSPNNYNPFKHPDQAEKRRNIVLSLMNQHGFITKEEMKAAQKVPVESTLVAEEKRETNESKYDSFIDVVLDEVEKKYPDLNPYSDGLKIYTTLDPNAQKHVEDILNTDAAVAYPDDEFQAGITLLDTKTGEIRAIGGGRNQEVKRGFNFAVDQKRHAGSTFKPIVDYGPAIEYLNWGTYHTIVDEPHTYSGGTKINNWDGKHMGPMSMREALARSRNIPALKTLQEVGTDKALEFTNKLGIPMEEMYESYSIGAYEVSSMQVAGAYSAFGNNGFYTEPHAIKQIEMRDGTKLDLKPESEVVMKDYTAFMISDMLKSAVKSSYGTGRLADVPGLPVAGKTGTTNYTDEQEQEFGIPRGAVPDAWFAGYTTNYTAAVWTGYQDRKNYIPAGDEQKIAQKLFSSLMAHVSEGKETEDFKVPNSVEKVAIEKGSNPAKLASQFTPKDQIIYEYAVKGNAPTQVSEKFDKLDSPSGLSANFDQETNEITLSWEYPEDAEGTQFEVTVSVNEGGDQQLSVTSEKGLKIANPQPGAVYTFKVTAFNGDQQSDPASVKVEIPDPSVIEEDDTEGEGQDGTGEEEQEGQEGQNGEDGQDGNQDGDGSGNGDGEGSGDGSGDGEGAGNGEGDGEGTGDGDTGTGEGNGTGTGGTGSGGNGTGSGSPGSSGSGNGSGT
- a CDS encoding YppE family protein produces the protein MVHENSLLQMTDKLLEYVEISDSRFKKVKESGEKGDFYHEVKPFADDVKSINDRWKEEALEWIGIHKPRNLYPQQIESAAEHIEMVSIQAFFPETSKTRFINYVNSAEYVLKQLIKLVGEEKKGT